A DNA window from Macaca fascicularis isolate 582-1 chromosome 18, T2T-MFA8v1.1 contains the following coding sequences:
- the CYB5A gene encoding cytochrome b5 isoform X5, whose amino-acid sequence MHEPGAGIASVRSLSFQRGEDFRGCPSLHLLVVKGKHLGPPKSLRKTQAGNWKTPVVLKSEVRKEGLGGLETAVGNLALPLASCIASSLGLPSSSSRGSPGCRGCTSGPRVAEGWWSAERMDTLDEQPGYLSGHSSFLLKAQSPIAMKLDMDHSLHEDPQYNF is encoded by the exons ATGCATGAACCAGGAGCGGGCATCGCAAGTGTCCGTTCTCTGAGCTTCCAG AGAGGTGAGGACTTCAGAGGCTGCCCTTCTCTTCATCTGCTGGTTGTGAAAGGAAAACATCTTGGGCCtccaaaatcactaaggaaaactcaagctggaaactg GAAGACACCTGTTGTACTGAAATCTGAAGTCAGAAAGGAAGGCTTGGGAGGCTTGGAGACCGCGGTTGGAAACCTGGCCCTCCCGCTTGCTAGCTGCATCGCTTCAA GTCTGGGTCTCCCCAGCTCATCCTCCCGAGGGTCACCAGGCTGTCGGGGGTGCACATCAGGCCCGAGAGTAGCCGAGGGCTGGTGGTCTGCGGAGAGGATGGACACCCTGGATGAGCAG CCCGGGTATCTTTCTGGTCACTCCTCCTTCCTACTGAAGGCACAGAGTCCAATAGCCATGAAGTTGGACATGGACCACAGCCTCCATGAAGACCCGCAGTATAATTTCTAG